The DNA segment ATTTATTGGATTCGGACGAAACTGGTGCAGAAGTACTAAAGCCACCCCTACCTACTATCCTCTGTCATGCCTTCTTTTTATTATACAAACGACCATATCCTAGAAGAAATAATGCAGAAATAGAGTATTAAATACTAATCTATGGTACCTGTTTCTTTTAAGTATGATTGTGTTAGGGAAATTAACAAAAGCAAATTAAACCATGGATTACCTAGCCATTGTTGGAGGATTAGTACTTGCCTGGACTTTGGTCCGAGTCCTCTGTTTGGTAAAAGACATTAGAGGCAGAGGATATAACAACAAGAAACTTCCACCAGGTCCAATCCCTTTACCCTTCATAGGAAATCTCCATAACTTAATTGGTGCACAACCCCACAAGTCCCTTGCAAGTCTTGGCCAAAAATATGGTCCAATATACAGTCTAAGGTTGGGAAAGACAACTACAGTGGTAATTTCTTCAGCAGCTGGGGCTAAAGAAGTTCTCCAAAAGCAAGATTTAGCCTTTTCAAGATCAGTCCCAGATTCAATGCATGCTCACAACCATCACCAATCTTCTGTCATTTGGCTACCGATGGATAATCGATGGAGATGCCTCCGGAAAATCTTGAATACATACATCTTCTCAGGTAAAGGAGGCAATAAACAAGTCCGGCCAAACTTGAGAGGGTTAAAATGAGTCAACTCAATATAAGAGTCATGATGTTCAAAGTTTGCTCGGATTAAAATGGGTTAGgtgaaaataattcaaataacagGTCATAATTCAACTCGCCCAACGTAACCAAACCTCCAATcctttttatttttcgttttgaACTAAACAAAATGGGAAAGTAATATATTTTTGTTAACTTATTCGtttaagttcttcaaaatttaCATAGTATTCAATATCAAATTTTGATTTTGTAATGTTTGGGTGACATTTTGACCAGTCGAGTTACAGTATTTTGATTACTCAATAATTTGATGGATCATATCAAGTTCAACCTTTTGGGTCAAGTCTATTAAATGGTCATACCCAAACCCGTTTAAACTTGGATTACTGAAAATTGGGTTCATTGTGCCACCTTTATACTCAGGAAACAGGCTTGACGCAAACCAGCATCTGAGGTCTAGGAAGATCAATGAGCTTATTTCTTATTGCCATCGACAAAGCCAAACAAGGGAGGCAGTGGATATTGGTCAAGCTATTTTCTATACATCATTGAGTTTACTTTCCAATACCATTTTCTCAAGGGATTTTGCAGACCCTTATGTGAATTCAGGTGAGTCCTTTTAGTATAGTCATAGATTTGTAATATAGAACTTCTCGCACTTTTATTTATATATCATTGGTTTGAGATGAGCTTAAATAAACCAACATGGTCAATTTATGGAGGAGTTTGTAATATGTGAATTCAGGTAAAGAATTCAGGGAATTGGTCTGCAAATTTATGGAGGAGTTTGGTAAGCCCAACATAGTGGATTTCATCCCTATGCTAAAAAAGATTGATCCTCAAGGAATTAGGCGACGCATTACTGTTCATGCTGGGAAGTTGCTTAAGCTTTTCGAGGGGTTGATCGATGAACGTGTGGAGCAGAGGAAGTTGCAAACTTGTACTAGTAGCAACGACGTTCTTGATATCCTGCTCAATGTTAGCCAAGAAGATCCTGAGGCAATTGGAAAAAATGACATACAACATATGTTCCTGGTATGTTTGAGACTTGCTTCTTTCTCTTCATTCTTTCAATATACAATTTACCAAATGCTACTACTTATTTGGCTTCATTATGTTTCTGTTCATCTTCTTGCTTTGGCATATACATGTTATTGTCTTCTTATGTTCTAGTTGCATTTTTATAGTTGTCCTATATATTTTGTTAAAATGCAAAGATATAATTAAACACATAGTTAATCAGTGGCGAATCCAATCATAGGTTCGGTGGTTCAGAAGAATTCATATGTCGGGGTTGAATCCAATATATACGTGCgaaaaataagtataaatagagATAGATATACATTCAAAACACATAACGTTTAAACTCTAGATCCGTTGCTACAACTACTTATGATGACACAGTTATCCCCCAACCCCCCTGGACTTTATTGTACATTATTTgcttcttaaaataggctaaCTTATATCTGAAAGAGAACCATTCGTTTGCATATGAGTATGTAACAATGATGTATCATATAGCAATAAATTTCCTAGTTTCTCAATTGTGCATTTGTATTACAGGACCTTTTCGTTGCGGGGACTGAAACAACTTCAAATACAGTGGAATGGGCAATGGCAGAGGTCATGAAAAATCCAGACATAATGAAGAAAGCCCaaagcgagctcgcagaagcTATTGGCAAAGGCAAAGTAATAGAGGAACAAGATATTCCTCTACTCCCTTATTTGCAATGCATTGTGAAAGAAACCATGCGATTACACCCACCAGGCCCCTTGTTCTTACGCCAGGCCCAAAAAGATGTTGAGGTGTGTGGGTACTTCATCCCAAAGGGGTCTTTAGTGTTAATTCATGTTTGGTTAATGGGTCGCGATCCAACAATTTGGGAGGACCCTTTGGTATTTAAGCCCGAGAGATTTTGGGGTTCGGAGTTTGAAGTTCGAGGTCAAGATTTTGAGTTAATTCCATTTGGTGGTGGCCGGAGAATATGCCCCGGCCTACCTTTGGCAAtgaggactgttccagttatatTGGGTTCCTTGTTGAATTCATTTGAATGGAAAGTTGAAGGGGAGATAGCACCAAAAGACTTGGATATGGAAGAGAAGTTTGGCCTTACACTAGCCAAATCGTTGCCTCAGCGAGCTGTACCAGTTCCACTTTAAGGGTTTGATACATAATTATATGACTAAATCTGTGAAGAATTGCTTACACTAGCCAAATCGTTGCCTCTGCGAGCTGTACCAATTCCACTTTAAAGTAATTGCACTACTGTTGGGCACATTGTAATGTAAAATATATAGAAAAGCTATACCAACTTTTATAAAAGTATcatttattattaataatataaccagtatatataataataatttgtataaaaaaATCTAATAGTCTCAACAAATTCTTATAATGATTACATTGTTCGGTTGAGATATAATAATTGAAAGTTTAGTTTCTATGCGATGGAGTCGGCCATATGAGTCCTCACAGCTTTCTTTtttataagctatatatatatatatatatatatatatatatatgtgtgtgtgtgtgtgtgtgtgtatgtgtgtaaatgtaacaataataataataataaataataatactaTTAAAAGTTCTCTAATACATTTAAGACCTGTTCCTAATTAGTAAGTATCACCTATATAGATTTTTTTCTTCCAAATAATCTTAAAAGTAGACCATACCTAATATTAAGATATATATTTTCACGCTCGATATGTTTGATTAGTTAGTGTTTGATGGGAGTATTTGAGAAGAGGTTGTTTTGTCCCTCAttggagaaagaaagaaaggacgAAGTGTTTAGAAGCGTTTCTTTGTCTTATatagtttgaatattttaaaggATGTTTTGGAGGGAAATTGAAACTTTGACTATATTATTAATAGTCATTATTGAGCACTTGGGCTTTGGGTCTATTAAGTAGTccgaaattaatattttattaattaattgaaaatgttttttaaattaaatagaaaaCGTTTTTAACAGCTTTctttttaaattcaaaaaaggTGACAATTGGTTTAAAAGGTGCATGTTAGGAAAAGACGAGTCTGTTAATTCCAACGGACTCCTATAGGTATTATAAATACTCATATCATCTCCAAAACGAAATCATCTGAAAAATTTCATCTCTTTCTCTTCTGCTTATTTTCTACAACTCACAAATATTCTGTTCTTGTGAAAAATTGGAGTTAATTGCTGAAACTCGAATTTCAAGGTTTTGCAAAATCCTGAGGAATTCTGCTATTATCCCTGGAGAAACAAAGCGGGAAgcttaaattccttaaggacaatGACTACACTATCGAAGCATGATTATTTCATCGCATTATTTttctaacaatcttaaggaatttaaacAACACTGCAATTGAGGCTTCTGGTACTGATTCtggtttcaacaaaatattcgaAGTGTTCAAACTGGATCGATTTGATGGTTTGAATGTCACCCGCTGGAAAGATAAATTGTTGTTATTTCTCACAGAGTTAGGAATAGCATATCTGCTGAGTTCTGATCTTCCTGCAATGCTAGAACCTACTGCTCAAGATTCTGCCGAAATTAAGGCTTCACGCAAAAAACATAAAGATGATGAGGTGCATTGTAGAGGTTTTATTTTAAACTCACTTTTTGATCGTTTATATGATTTGTTCCTTCTTCTCAAAACACCACAAGAAGTCTTGAAAGCCTTGGAACATAAATATACTGTTGTGAAATAAGGAACAAACAGATTCCTTGGAATGaaattttttgaatttcaaaTGGTAGATGAGAAATCTGTCATGGAGCATGTTGATGAGTTGCTTGTCTTGATTTCTAGGCTCAAAGATTTTGAAGTCGATGTTTCTGAATCTCTTCAAGTGGTTGATGTACTTGCAAAATTACCAGCCACTTGGAATGACTATTGGAAGAAATTATTATATTCTACCGAAGACTTTAATGTGGACCAGTTGGCAAAGCATATTCGAATTGAAGAAGAGACACGGAAACgtaaaaataaatatgttgcGGAAACATGTTCAAAGGTGAATTATGTTGAGTTTATTAAGGCAAATAATTCTAAAAAATCTGAaaacaaggttggaaagaagaGAAAGTTTGAGGCTGCTCCAACAGAAAATTCTTCTAACATTAAGAAAGGATTTGTGTTATACTTGtaaaaaaaatgggccattttaAGAGAGATTACAGATTTCGTAAGAGAcagagaaatgaagaaaatgatggATAGAAGAGGGTAAATAATGTTGAACAACAACAAGCTTCTTCTTCAGATATCGTTGCTATGGTTTCTGCCTTTGATAATTTGAATATGAGTATGGTGACCGAATGCAACATGGCAGCAACTATGAAATTTGCAGATTGGTAGTATGATTCCGGTGGTACAGTTCATATATGCAATGACAAGAGTTTCTTCAAACATTATGAAGTTGCAACAAGTAATGAAAAGGTTTTAATGGGAAATCATGACACTGCCAAGGTCTTtggaaaaggaacaattgaacTATAATTCACTTCGGGAAAGAAGTTGATTTTAATGAATGTTTATCATGTACCTAATGTTTGTAAGAATTTAATTTCTGCAAGTTTAATTATGTAAGAAAGGCTTTAAAACTGTTATACAGacagaaaatattatttttttctaagAATGGTATATTTGTAGGAGAAGGCTACTCTTGTGAGGGCATGTTCAAATTAAGTATTAATAAAATTGAAGTTTCTGCTTATATGATTGAGTCATCTATTAATTTATGGCATGATAGACTTTCACATGTTAATTTTCGATATGTTAAgtttatgtctaaaaataaatcaATTCATGTTGTTGAGAATAATGATAAAAAATGTGAAATATTCATACAAGCTAAGATGACTAAGAAATCCATCCAAAGAATGAAATTTACTTGAACTTGTGCATTCTGATATATGTGAATTGAATGGTCATTTAACTAGAGGTGGAAATATAAACTTTATTACTTTTATAGATGATCATTCCAGATATACacatttacttaatgaaaataaaagatcaAGCATTTGATATGTTTAAGAGTTACAAAGCATTAGTTGAAAATCAATTAGAAAAGAAGATTGAAATCCTACGTAGTGATCGAGGAGGTGAATATATTTCCaatgaattttttatattttgtgaAGAAAATGGTTTAATTTACCAAGTTAGTGCACCGTATACCCCACAACAAAATGGTCTTGCAGAAAGAAAAATAGAACGTTGGTAGATATGGTTAATGCCATAGTTTTACATGCAAAGTTACCAATGAATTTGTGGGGGGAAGCTTTGTTAACGACTTATTTTGGGCACAATAGAGTACCTTCAAAGAAGTTTAAGGTTTCATCATATGAATTATGGAAAGGATGAAAGCCTAGCTTAAATTTCTTAAGGGTATGGAGCTGTTTAGCCTATTATAGAATTCTAGTTCCTAAAAAAACTAAGTTAGGACCTAGAGGAATTAAAAGCATATTTGTAGGATATGCTGAGAACTCAAAGGCATACAGGTTATTGGACATTGAGTCTAAATATATTGTGAAATCTAAAGATGTTGAGTTCTTAGAAATAAAGTTTATTGGTGATTCTAATAATTCACATGAGGATACAAAAATTACTAAATAAGGTGATAGTGCAGCACGCATTGGTGAAAATGCAGTAACTCAAGAAAATTGTGCAGAACCTAGTTTTTCTTCTAACAATAAAAGAAAGGCAATTGAATCTCCTGTAAAACCAAGAAAAAGTCAAAGAGTTAGAAACGAGAAAAATATAGGTTCTGATTTTATTTCTTCTCAAGCACTAGTCTTTTTGGTAGAAGGAAGTAGAGATGAAGTATTAAATAAAATACAcattattttaaatttagaagAGGATCCTAAAACCTATAGTGAGGCTATGGCTTCGCGGGATTCGGCTTTCTGGAAAGAAGCTGTAAATGATGAAATGGATTCTCTTTTATCAAATGGTATATGGTTATTGACATCTTTACCTTCTAATACTAAACCGATTGGGTGTAAATGGGATTTAGAGGAAAATATAATATTGATGGTTCTCCACAAACTTTTAAAGCTAGACTAGTAGCCAAAGGATTTAGACAAAAGGGATGAGTAGATTATTTTTACACATATGCTCATGTGGCCAGGATTACCTCAATAAGAGTATTGTTTGCTTTAACATCAATATATAATCTAAATGTCCATCAAATGGATATTAAGACGACATTCTTAAATGGCGATCTTGatgaagaagtttatatggagcaacccaAAAGGTTTGTGCTTCCTGGAAATGAGAAGAAAGTTTGTAAATTAGTTAAGTCCTTGTATGGATTAAAACAAGATCCAAaataatggcatgaaaaatttgaTAGTGTTATATTATCAAATAATTTTAAACATAACGGAGCAGATAAATGTATTTATTCCAAATTCACGAAGGATTATGGAGTGATAGTATATCTTTATGCTGATGACATGCTAATCATAGGAACTAACAAGGAAGGCATAAATGAAACTAAGAAGTATTTAACTTCTCaatttaaaatgaaagatttAGGAGAAGTTGATACTATGTCGGTCTCACTACATTGACAAGGTTCTTTCCAAATTTAATTATTTGGGTAGTAAAGAATTTAATACTTCATTTGACATTTCTAGCAAGAAGGTTGAGAGCCCCGGAAGATCTGTTAGTCAATTAGACTATGCTAGTGCAATTGGTAGTTTAATGTATGTTATGCACTGCACTAGGTCAGATATTGCCTTTGTAATTTGTAAATTGTCAAGATATATTCATAATCCAAGTGGTGATCACTAGAAAGATATAGTGAGAGTACTTGATTATCTGAAATTATCTGAAAAAGGACAGACTTTTTCTTTGTATTATAACAGATTTCTTTCAGTACTAGAAGAATATTGTGACGCTAGTTGGATAACTAGTATTGATGATAATAAATCAACGTCGGGGTGGATATTCACTTTAGGCAGAAGAGCAATTTCATGGGCTTCTAAGAAACAGATGTGCATTACTCATTCCACAACGGAATCTGAGTTTATTGCTTTAGCAGCTGCGGGAAGAGAGGCAGAATGGCTGCGAAATCTATTGTTAGATATAGAGTTGTGACCACAACCAATGCCAGTTGTTCTCTTGCACTATGATAGTGAAGCAACTATGTCTAAGGCATttagaaaaatatataataaaaaatctaGACATATTGCTTTAAGACATGAGTACATAAGATAACTAATTTCGGATGAAATTATTATTGTTGTATACATCAAGTCTAAAGGCAACCTTGTTGACCCATTCACTAAAGGACTCGTGAGGGATATGATAATAAGCACAACAAGTGCTATGGGTCTAAGGTAATTTAAATTTGTCACTAGTAACGGGAACCTTACTGTTTTTTATTGTTTAACAATATTAAACGTTTAAAAGGTAATAACAAGTTATAGTTATGGCAGATAGAAGGTACCGGAAATTAGTACCTAGCAAAAGGAGGGCGAGTGCAAAAATACTCTTAATGAAGAAGAATAGTTCGATTTAAGAACTAAAGAAGTCTGTGTTAAGGACTTTGTTAAATCTTCACCTATTTAAATCAAGAAGTGGTGCCGCTTTGATCAAAGTTTGGGATACAAAACTTGATAAGTGTTTAAGAATTCAGGAAGTAGCACAATGCCATAATCGGGTGCTAAAACTCACGGTGAACAAGTTGTGGAGTTGGTACGATTTATGTGTATAAAGCTTTTCCATCTTGTCATATAGGAATTGTGGTTTAATAAAACATAATCTAACCATCAATTTCGACAAGGCCTAGAATAGTTTATACAAATAGTATGTTTAAATCAAAAGATACCTATTATATGCATGAATCTTATAAACAACATCAATCACTAACTAAGTGGGGGATTGTTAGATTAGTTAGTGTTTGATGAGAGTATTTGAGAAGAGGTTGTTTCGTCCTcattgaaaaaagaaagaaaggaagaagtGTTTAAAAGCACTTCTTTGTGTTATatagtttgaatattttaaaggATGTTTTGGAGggaaattaaaattttaactaTATTATTAATAGTCAAGATTGGGCACTTGGGCACTTGGGCTTTGGGCTTTGGGCCTATAAAGTAGTCGGAATTAATATTTTAGTCacctattattttattaattaatttaaaacgttttttaaattaaatttagaAAACGTTTTTAACAGTTTTCTTTATAAATTCAAAAAAGGCGACTATTGGTTTTAAAAGGTGCATGTTATGAAAAGATGAGTCTGTTAATTCCAATAGACTCCTAGAGGTATTATAAATACCCATATCATCTCCAAAACGAAATCATCGGAAATtttccatctctttctcttctaCTTATTTTCTACAACTCACAAATATTTTGTTTTTGTGGGAAATTTGAGTTAGTTACTGAAACTCGAATTTTAGAGGCTTTGTAAAATCCTGGAGAAATTCTGCTATATCCCTGTAGAAACAAAGTGAAAAgcttaaattccttaaggacagagACTACACTATCGAAGCCAGATTATTTCATCCCATTATTTTTCTAACACGATATGTCATGATCCATCAATAACATTGGTTCAGCTAAACCTACTTTTTCTCTTAGCCTAAGATATATTTTGCAAAAGCAAGATTTGGTTGTCAGCATTCATTGAAAAAATTTCAAGATATGATATGGTTGCTTCACACTtaacataaatcaataatacGGAATAAGAAATTTAACAGTAGCTTTGTTGACCGGAAAATCATACTTtttcgttttaatttatgtgatagTTTTGACTAGCACGAAATTAAAGAAAGAAAGcatgatttttgaaaattttagcgTTAATAAATCATAACAGTCTGCCATCTGAAAAATCATACTATATAAGAGATTTTTGGAtagcaccaaactgtttaccttgattATTCAGACATTATTGTAACGTCAAGGtgtctttttgttttctccaTGTCAAATCAAGGGACTCCTTTGGCTTTATAGTGTTTGTAGAGTTAGAAATCTATAACATCTATTGCTTGGGGTAATTATATACAATCGGTATACTTTAGAAAACTCTACGGTCATATTGTAAATTATGTAGCTTATACATGCAAAATTTTACCCAATATAGGATGTAATTTTAAATCTTGACCGGTATCTAACGCTCGCGAGTTTCTTAACAATGCTTTTAAATTCATTTTGTGCTTCAAATGTGTTATTGAGGTTGGATGTTGGGGTTAAGTATGTCTGCATAAATATTGTATTAGATGATGATTCATATATTGAAAATGTGTTGGAAGTGAGTTTGAGATTGATATAGTAGCCAAAAACGGAAAAATAATTGAAGTTCAAAAGTTGGTTGGGTTACAGGCGGGTCATGCTGTAGCGTGAAGCCAAATGTGTCATGCTACAGCGCAACTTCAcataaagtttttttttatttgtgtgactaattttcacgacccaaaattttaatcctagggaccgtgatgacgcctaacattttacttgctagacaagccaacgttagaatagaTTTTAGCctttttttaacaattcaaattaaataataaccAAAAAACTGAATAAACTGAAATAGAGTGAGAAAACCATAACAGTAACGATATCTAGATACAATCCCAGaatggtgtcacaagtacacgagcgactagaataatacaaatactAGTCTAAATAAAAACACACCTGCCTGAAATGAAATAAACGGCTAGAAtaaggtagaaggggactccagggttgtgaacgccgtgcagctgtacctcaagtctccgtcaggcaatcaatccgagcaatctactgaccgtCGCTAGGTCCGACTTCAAAATCTActcaagaagtgcagagtgtagtatgagtacaactgaccccatgtactctgtaagtgccaagcctaacctcgacaaagtagtgacgaggttaaggtggggcacttacaataacctgtatgTAATATAAGAAATAATGACAGGAAGAAAACACAGGAAAAGTAAGGCAgttaacttatgaaaataaactcaatcctcgaaatcagTAAATCCAGCAACATCAGTCCTCAGAATCTCGTATGAAAATACCGTAAGCTAACACAACACAACAATAAATACAAAACACacaatccgttgcggcgcgcaacccgatcccaccttaCAAACACAAtactcccttatttcaccatatcaatataaAAAATAACATGTACAATCCGTTGCGGtacgcaacctgatcccaccatataatcagaatcaatatcataatcctcccttatttcaccatatcaaaatcacatataaaaattcgttgcggcgtgcaacccgatcccaccgtatcaatatcaatcctcccttattccactcattgcagtgtgcaacccgatccataaacaaaatcaataaatgtaaccaattcaacaactcaattcacaaggaTCTCGACGattaaagaatatgaaagcaaaGCCATAAAGGAACCTCGTACCAAATCAAGAAATACTACAATTAATACAAAGTATCAAGACAACCGAAATATGTGACAATTAAAGTATACAAgtaaggcaagtagcaattaatcatggaatcatGGAAGAAACGAACATTTCAATACAAGAGTAAATAGATGACATGTAACAAGTTACGGCATAGAAAGCAGTTAagacatgtaacaattaagacatAGAATGAGATAATTAATAAAATACGGGAAAGCATGAAAACAACTattttgacggcgtatatacactcgtcacctcgcatatacgtcgctACACATGTAATTGACATAacacatagctcaagggttcctaattccctcaaatcaaggttagacccaacacttaacTTGCTCatcaagcaaatcaaagctcaactggAGCCTTTCTTCTAAAATTCACCtacaaaccaatcgaatctaaccaaaatcgactaaatataaacaaacaatgctaggaaaatcaattacaatacataaagttaagatctttacatttttctctaaaagtcaaccctggacccgcttggtcaaaacccgagattcagaccaaaactcaattacccattcacccccgagcccgattatgtaattagtttcgaaattcgacctcaattcgaggtctaaatttcaaatttacaaaaatctCTATTCTACCCAAATCgttaatttctaccatgaaaatcctagatttgatgttgaaatcttatgaaatataATAGGTAATTGAAAAGAGatagattaaagtcacttaccaatgaatttaggaagaaaatatcttagaaaaatcgcctctagggtgtttAAGGTTGAGAGTTTGTGAAAAATGAGCTAAATCCCGTTTTCTCAACTTTTTGTCCAAGCACAGATGTCACAAATGCGAAAATGCGAAGGAGTCCTTGCAAAAGCGAACTCCCCACACCGCTGTTGGCATCACAATTGCGGCGCttagtttgcaaatgcgaacctgggaTCTTGCGCAAATGCGACCAATTTGATCGCAAATACGATCTAATTCCCCTCAGCACCCATCGCAATTGTGAAGAAtccgttcgcaaatgcgaacgtgACAAAGCTCACctactatcgcaaatgcgatcctagACTCCCAATTGAGAGGTATGGGGCCTGTGCACAAAACCAGCAGAATCCTAACTCTTTCAAACATCCCGCCACGcgctcgaaactcacccgagcccctcgggctccaaaccaaccatGCACGTAAGTGTAATAATattatatgaacttgctcgcgcggtaaaaataccaaaataatacctagaattACGAATTAGACACCAAGCGAATGACATTTTCAAAAAAACTTAAGAACATGCaaatttacaaccggacgtccgaatcatatcaaatcaactccattttgcaccaaattttgcagacaagtcataaatactgaaattAACCTATACAAGTTCCAAAACCGAAATCTAAATCCACTAGCAAGAaattcaacctacggtcaaacttagaaattctttaaacctttaaatttctagtttttgacaaattacgttaaatcaagttagggatacgcccgagtcccaaatcacgatacgggcctaccaggaccgtcaaaatactgatccggatcaGTTTACACAAaacgttgaccgtagtcaactcaaatgagttttaaggcaaaatttcacattttcatcaatttttcacataaaacttttCCGAAAAAGATACGGACCGTGCACGCAAATAGAGGAAGGCTGAACAGAGCTATTCAAGGTCTCGGATACCAGAAATGAAGGCTAAAACTGAAATTGACTTATCGGGTCATCATATCTCCAtgtctaaaacaaatgttcgtcctcgaacggacatacaaaagtacctggactggtgaaaaggtgtggatatctactccgcatatccgaCTTAGACTCCCACGTGGCTGCCTTgattggctgacctctccactgcactcgaactgaacgATAACTCTTAAACCTCAACCGTCGGACGTGTcgagctagaatagccaccggctcctcctcataagtcaaatccatgtccaattggactgagatgaaatctaacacatgggacggatcactgtgatacttctggagtatggacacatggaacatcggatggactactgataaactaggtggcaatgacAGCCTGTAgaccacctcacccactctctcaagaatctcaaagggaccgatatacctagggttcaacttgcccttctttccgaacctcatcacgcccttcatgggtgaaactcggagcaatactatctatccaaccatgaatgcaacatcatgaactctacggtcgacataactcttcttcctagacTGAGCGGtttgaagtcgatcctgaataatcttgaaaggcatcctgaaccaaatcggtactcaacaaccgagcctttcccggcacaaaccatccaactggggaatgacactgcctcccatataatgccttatagggaggcatctgaatgctcgattggtagctattgttgtaggcaaacttcgcaagCGGCAAGAAgtaatcccaagaacccccaaaattcaTAATGCAAgagcgaagcatatcttccaatatttgaatagtgcgctcggactgcccgttcgtctaggggtga comes from the Nicotiana tabacum cultivar K326 chromosome 14, ASM71507v2, whole genome shotgun sequence genome and includes:
- the LOC107779792 gene encoding geraniol 8-hydroxylase-like, whose translation is MDYLAIVGGLVLAWTLVRVLCLVKDIRGRGYNNKKLPPGPIPLPFIGNLHNLIGAQPHKSLASLGQKYGPIYSLRLGKTTTVVISSAAGAKEVLQKQDLAFSRSVPDSMHAHNHHQSSVIWLPMDNRWRCLRKILNTYIFSGNRLDANQHLRSRKINELISYCHRQSQTREAVDIGQAIFYTSLSLLSNTIFSRDFADPYVNSGKEFRELVCKFMEEFGKPNIVDFIPMLKKIDPQGIRRRITVHAGKLLKLFEGLIDERVEQRKLQTCTSSNDVLDILLNVSQEDPEAIGKNDIQHMFLDLFVAGTETTSNTVEWAMAEVMKNPDIMKKAQSELAEAIGKGKVIEEQDIPLLPYLQCIVKETMRLHPPGPLFLRQAQKDVEVCGYFIPKGSLVLIHVWLMGRDPTIWEDPLVFKPERFWGSEFEVRGQDFELIPFGGGRRICPGLPLAMRTVPVILGSLLNSFEWKVEGEIAPKDLDMEEKFGLTLAKSLPQRAVPVPL